A genomic region of Acidobacteriota bacterium contains the following coding sequences:
- a CDS encoding carboxylate-amine ligase yields MAQEFTLGIEEEFQIIDPKTRELRSRVAEILEEGMMLLGEQVKQEMHQSQIEVGTGICKNIQEARADVTKLRRTIATLAAKKNLAIVAASTHPFSHWKDQLITPDERYYALIEEMQQVARALSIYGLHVHVGMESREDAIHIMNAARYFLPHVLALSTSSPFWIGRNTGLKSYRSEVFKAFPRTDIPDYFGSASEFDNYVKLLVKTKCIDNGKKIWWDVRPHPIFPTLEFRTCDLPAKVDEVIAIAALFQAIVAKLYKLLKQNMGFRLYRRALIQENKWRAVRYGLDGKLIDFGKQIEVPVRDLICELLDFVDDVVDELGSRKEIEYVHTIMKEGSSADRQLKVYEETGDLHAVVDNLIKETTEGVLPVAPAAKK; encoded by the coding sequence ATGGCACAGGAATTCACACTTGGCATTGAAGAAGAATTTCAGATTATTGACCCCAAAACTCGCGAACTTCGCTCACGCGTGGCCGAGATTCTGGAAGAGGGCATGATGCTCCTCGGCGAGCAAGTCAAACAGGAAATGCACCAGTCCCAGATTGAAGTCGGCACTGGTATTTGCAAAAACATTCAGGAAGCCCGGGCAGATGTCACCAAGCTTCGGCGGACGATTGCCACCCTGGCGGCAAAGAAAAATCTGGCGATTGTCGCGGCATCAACCCATCCGTTCTCTCACTGGAAAGATCAGTTGATCACGCCTGACGAACGCTACTATGCCTTGATCGAAGAAATGCAGCAGGTGGCACGTGCCCTTTCAATTTATGGTCTGCACGTTCACGTTGGAATGGAAAGCCGGGAAGATGCCATCCATATTATGAATGCTGCCCGGTATTTCCTGCCGCACGTGCTGGCGCTTTCAACCAGTTCGCCGTTCTGGATTGGCCGCAATACGGGCCTGAAATCATACCGCTCTGAAGTATTTAAGGCGTTCCCACGAACTGACATTCCAGACTACTTTGGCTCCGCCAGTGAATTTGACAACTATGTCAAACTGCTGGTCAAAACCAAATGCATTGATAATGGCAAAAAAATCTGGTGGGATGTCCGCCCACACCCAATCTTCCCCACGCTGGAGTTCCGCACCTGTGATTTGCCAGCAAAAGTTGATGAAGTCATCGCGATTGCCGCGCTGTTCCAGGCAATTGTGGCCAAACTCTATAAATTGTTGAAGCAGAATATGGGGTTCCGCCTCTATCGCCGGGCGCTGATCCAGGAAAATAAATGGCGCGCCGTTCGCTATGGCCTCGACGGAAAGCTGATTGACTTCGGAAAACAGATTGAAGTTCCAGTCCGGGATTTAATCTGTGAATTATTGGACTTTGTGGATGATGTGGTGGACGAACTCGGAAGCCGCAAGGAAATCGAATACGTGCATACCATCATGAAGGAAGGGTCAAGCGCTGACCGTCAACTCAAGGTTTATGAAGAAACCGGCGATCTCCACGCCGTGGTTGACAACCTGATCAAAGAAACCACCGAAGGGGTCCTGCCTGTCGCCCCAGCCGCCAAGAAATGA
- a CDS encoding alcohol dehydrogenase catalytic domain-containing protein: MDDPFSGYPTTSQTMLAHVLVEPGRLEMREVTRPAPGPGGVVIQVRAALTCGTDLKAFLRGHPKFPMPTLFGHEFSGVIAEVGAGVTQFREGDAVMSTHSAPCGTCYYCQRNQENLCDTIMGTMVLGAYAEYIHIPEHIVRQNMYRKPVELSYTEAALLEPLSCVLHGLETIRFREDDTVLIIGSGAIGLLHLLALKAYGVQNILVAGRRSFRLKMAKSMGAAHVIDVRHDEIQESVMELTGGRGADTVIECTGRPEVWESAVSMARRGGNVILFGGCKKGTSVTFDTHRLHYDQITLHSPFHMTPASVRKAFQLLTEKGIDGHNLITGEYRLDQLLEVFDLLQNSDCIKCAVIP, encoded by the coding sequence ATGGATGATCCATTTTCTGGCTACCCGACCACTTCGCAGACAATGCTGGCCCACGTTCTGGTCGAGCCAGGACGATTGGAAATGCGTGAGGTGACCCGACCTGCTCCAGGTCCAGGCGGGGTCGTCATTCAGGTTCGGGCAGCATTAACCTGTGGTACGGATTTAAAAGCCTTTCTTCGTGGCCACCCAAAATTTCCAATGCCAACCCTGTTTGGCCACGAATTTTCAGGTGTGATTGCCGAAGTCGGTGCCGGAGTGACTCAATTTCGCGAAGGCGATGCGGTGATGTCAACCCACTCAGCACCTTGTGGCACCTGTTACTACTGCCAGCGCAACCAAGAAAATCTATGTGACACGATCATGGGCACCATGGTGTTGGGTGCTTATGCGGAATATATCCATATTCCCGAACACATCGTGCGACAAAACATGTATCGCAAGCCAGTTGAACTCAGTTATACAGAAGCGGCTTTACTGGAGCCGCTTTCGTGCGTTCTTCACGGCCTTGAAACCATTCGTTTCCGTGAAGATGACACGGTTTTAATCATCGGGAGCGGGGCCATCGGGTTGCTGCATTTACTGGCACTGAAAGCCTATGGTGTTCAAAACATTCTGGTGGCTGGCCGGCGTTCCTTCCGCCTGAAAATGGCCAAATCAATGGGTGCCGCCCACGTCATTGACGTCCGGCACGATGAGATCCAGGAATCGGTGATGGAATTGACCGGAGGTCGCGGTGCGGATACGGTCATTGAATGCACTGGACGGCCTGAGGTTTGGGAATCAGCCGTTTCGATGGCGCGTCGGGGTGGCAACGTCATCCTTTTTGGCGGTTGCAAGAAAGGCACCAGTGTCACCTTTGACACCCATCGCCTGCACTATGATCAAATCACCCTGCACAGTCCGTTCCATATGACGCCGGCTTCCGTTCGGAAAGCCTTCCAATTGTTGACCGAAAAAGGAATTGACGGGCACAACCTGATTACCGGTGAATACCGGCTTGACCAGTTGCTGGAAGTCTTTGATTTGCTTCAAAACAGCGACTGCATCAAATGTGCGGTCATCCCCTAG
- a CDS encoding alcohol dehydrogenase catalytic domain-containing protein, translated as MKVARIYDFEDIRIEDMPMPEVGPTEALVQVKACGVCSGDVTPWYIKRKAPIVLGHEPAGVIAAVGREVTKFKVGDRVFAHHHAPCFACHQCQKGNYVQCPTWKASKIIPGGIAEYFLVPETNLGDTLRLPDSISFEDGALTEPAACSVKSIKRANLHPGDTVLIIGLGIMGQMNVLLARHYGAGKIIGADLVDYRCERAIEFGADAVINPTREDLVERLSELTGGKMADVVIVGPGSAPVMDLGIRCAGKGSTVVFFMGTPPEETLTVHPFHLYFNEISLVSSYSCGPDDTQEALNLIEAGVITAQKLVTHRFPLQETTQAFRKMAEARDVLKALVVFP; from the coding sequence ATGAAAGTTGCCCGCATTTACGATTTTGAAGATATCCGCATCGAGGACATGCCGATGCCGGAGGTTGGTCCGACCGAAGCCCTGGTTCAGGTCAAAGCCTGTGGTGTGTGTTCGGGAGATGTCACACCCTGGTACATTAAACGCAAAGCCCCGATTGTGCTTGGGCATGAACCGGCTGGCGTGATAGCGGCTGTTGGCCGCGAAGTGACCAAATTTAAGGTCGGAGACCGGGTTTTTGCTCATCATCATGCTCCCTGTTTTGCCTGTCATCAGTGCCAGAAGGGAAATTATGTCCAATGCCCAACCTGGAAAGCCTCAAAGATCATTCCAGGCGGAATTGCCGAATATTTCCTGGTACCGGAAACCAATCTCGGCGATACGCTCCGTCTCCCCGATTCAATTTCTTTTGAAGATGGGGCCTTGACTGAACCGGCGGCTTGCTCTGTCAAATCAATCAAACGGGCTAATCTGCATCCTGGTGATACTGTGCTGATTATTGGCCTGGGGATTATGGGACAAATGAACGTCCTGCTGGCCAGGCACTATGGCGCCGGAAAAATCATTGGGGCTGATTTGGTGGATTATCGGTGTGAGCGGGCGATTGAATTTGGTGCAGATGCGGTCATTAACCCAACACGTGAAGATCTGGTCGAGCGACTCAGCGAATTGACCGGCGGCAAAATGGCGGATGTGGTGATTGTTGGACCTGGAAGCGCCCCGGTGATGGACCTTGGGATTCGATGTGCCGGGAAGGGCAGCACCGTGGTGTTTTTTATGGGAACACCACCGGAGGAAACTCTGACCGTTCACCCGTTTCATCTGTACTTCAATGAAATTTCGCTGGTGTCGAGCTATTCCTGCGGGCCGGATGATACCCAGGAAGCGCTGAATCTGATCGAAGCCGGTGTGATTACGGCTCAAAAACTGGTGACCCACCGGTTTCCGCTTCAGGAAACGACCCAGGCATTTCGAAAAATGGCCGAAGCCCGCGACGTTCTCAAGGCGCTGGTGGTTTTTCCTTAG
- the ccsA gene encoding cytochrome c biogenesis protein CcsA — protein sequence MSTNPVNLEVPFSAASVKPQSGLTSSKSFTYIIPLILALGLVMLRWNNIAPNILKEGNLTVVALIAYLSASVVFVSYLLGLGDKHLLQRIGLWTMAFGFVLNFAGWGIRWIEIVDHFKQQPAIGPIWASMPWTDKVSHTYPLTGLYDVGIAFTSIAVFSSLVIASRKKYDFIGFVTMPISALVMILCVFLGNEISTLQPILRSYWRPIHVSLAAISYGVCLVSFGVAVLHLLKEKVKIESMGFWVAVLGILTYIIIGDFKVLTTGSYGLGVRAMGGGLNLSGGGNLRADLPGVGHLMQLGTLVYVAAAICLALFVLQAKAQMQIWGNRLMTAALVIQVLTFGALYTQMKAMTGSVLSHINQSQFQAFGAWLVKNSDQDPTQFAPMQLVGFAQDFLTTQSGVLSVTFASNPIELAAILTLVACTGFIVLFTWRGQTLMAALPSTEALDDLTYKTVSVCFPMLAMMLITGAVWANESWGTYWSWDPKETWALITWLAYAGYLHARIVHGWKGKSSAYFAVIGFLFVIFTYLGVSFVLPGLHSYAGVD from the coding sequence ATGTCAACCAACCCTGTCAATCTTGAAGTCCCATTTTCGGCTGCCAGTGTAAAGCCACAATCTGGCCTGACTTCGAGCAAAAGTTTTACCTACATCATACCGCTGATCCTGGCCCTTGGGCTGGTGATGTTGCGATGGAATAACATCGCTCCCAACATCTTGAAAGAAGGCAACTTGACGGTGGTCGCCCTGATTGCCTATTTGAGTGCCAGCGTGGTTTTTGTGAGTTACCTGCTTGGTTTGGGAGATAAACACCTGTTGCAGCGAATCGGTCTCTGGACAATGGCTTTTGGGTTTGTGCTCAATTTTGCCGGATGGGGGATTCGCTGGATTGAAATTGTTGACCATTTCAAACAACAGCCGGCGATTGGCCCGATTTGGGCTTCAATGCCCTGGACGGATAAAGTTTCGCATACCTATCCGTTGACCGGGCTCTATGACGTAGGCATTGCCTTTACGAGCATCGCGGTCTTTTCAAGTCTGGTGATTGCCAGCCGGAAAAAGTATGACTTCATTGGCTTTGTGACCATGCCGATTTCAGCGCTGGTGATGATTTTGTGCGTGTTTCTGGGCAACGAAATTTCAACCCTTCAGCCAATTTTGCGCAGTTACTGGCGACCAATTCACGTCAGTCTGGCAGCCATCAGCTATGGAGTCTGTCTGGTGAGTTTTGGGGTGGCAGTGCTGCACCTGCTCAAGGAAAAGGTCAAAATCGAGAGCATGGGGTTTTGGGTGGCGGTGTTGGGTATCCTGACCTATATCATAATCGGTGATTTTAAAGTCCTGACGACTGGTTCCTATGGGTTAGGCGTCCGCGCGATGGGCGGCGGGTTAAACCTTTCAGGAGGTGGGAACCTGCGGGCTGATTTACCGGGTGTGGGGCATTTGATGCAACTTGGAACGCTGGTTTATGTGGCCGCCGCCATCTGTCTCGCTCTGTTTGTGCTCCAGGCCAAAGCGCAAATGCAGATCTGGGGGAACCGCCTGATGACAGCCGCCCTGGTAATCCAGGTACTGACATTTGGCGCGCTCTATACCCAAATGAAAGCTATGACTGGAAGCGTTCTGAGCCATATCAACCAGAGCCAGTTTCAAGCTTTTGGCGCCTGGCTGGTGAAAAATTCAGACCAGGACCCAACCCAGTTTGCCCCGATGCAACTGGTTGGGTTTGCTCAAGATTTTCTCACGACCCAATCTGGAGTACTCTCGGTCACCTTTGCCTCAAATCCTATCGAACTGGCCGCCATTTTGACCCTTGTTGCCTGCACCGGGTTTATTGTTTTGTTTACCTGGAGGGGACAAACCTTGATGGCCGCGCTCCCTTCGACCGAAGCACTTGATGACCTGACCTACAAAACAGTTTCAGTGTGCTTCCCAATGCTGGCGATGATGTTGATTACTGGTGCCGTCTGGGCCAATGAATCCTGGGGGACTTACTGGAGCTGGGATCCGAAAGAAACCTGGGCGCTGATTACCTGGCTGGCCTATGCCGGATACCTGCACGCCCGGATTGTTCACGGATGGAAAGGCAAAAGCTCGGCTTACTTTGCGGTTATCGGCTTTTTGTTTGTGATCTTTACCTACCTTGGCGTGAGCTTTGTGCTGCCGGGCCTGCATTCCTACGCAGGGGTAGACTAA